The Haloarchaeobius amylolyticus genome window below encodes:
- a CDS encoding helix-turn-helix domain-containing protein, producing the protein MSADDTTDSEDHGTESDAGEERTPRERIEEGRDRAVEGFDQGLVDLLSWVLDTETRAKIYVFLQKRPGSTSEEIAQGTGLYPSTVREALAALHEEEVVHREKRQSKGAGNNPYEYTAIPPSELVSGIVGQVQEELNTVFNLDKMLDREGHEADDERTSEPVTITVEEVDDGDDEADESDAESDDAGASDDGSTSAE; encoded by the coding sequence ATGTCTGCGGACGATACCACTGATTCCGAGGACCACGGGACAGAGAGCGACGCCGGCGAGGAGCGAACCCCCCGCGAGCGCATCGAAGAGGGGCGCGACCGCGCCGTCGAGGGCTTCGACCAGGGGCTGGTCGACCTGCTCTCCTGGGTGCTCGACACCGAGACGCGCGCGAAGATCTACGTCTTCCTGCAGAAGCGGCCGGGGAGCACGAGCGAGGAGATCGCCCAGGGCACCGGCCTCTACCCGAGTACGGTCCGTGAGGCGCTCGCGGCCCTCCACGAGGAGGAGGTCGTCCACCGCGAGAAGCGCCAGAGCAAGGGCGCGGGCAACAACCCCTACGAGTACACCGCCATCCCGCCGAGCGAACTCGTCAGTGGCATCGTCGGGCAGGTCCAGGAGGAGCTCAACACCGTCTTCAACCTCGACAAGATGCTCGACCGCGAGGGCCACGAGGCGGACGACGAGCGCACCAGCGAACCCGTGACCATCACCGTCGAGGAGGTCGACGACGGGGACGACGAGGCCGACGAGTCCGACGCCGAATCCGACGACGCAGGCGCCAGCGACGACGGCTCCACGTCCGCCGAGTAA
- a CDS encoding NOP5/NOP56 family protein: protein MSEDAPGSGWFAGLDRDETDAAADAIRSGAAAAPADWPAQAVESGFAADEDDYYAALHEATVTATRAAATERERAGDQQLVHAVRAMDDCLRTANELAERTSEWANALFDDDRAGIQYARDLAGRNPAGPDETQVVSLAERVVALANEADDLESYVETRAPEVAPNLAALAGPVLAARLISLAGGLESLAKKPSGTVQVLGAEDALFAHLRGHASSPKHGVIFTHEYVRGTRPEDRGSAARALAGKLSIAARVDHYSGERKPELDAELDERIATIQARAEDGAAGADGGDGE from the coding sequence ATGAGCGAGGACGCACCGGGGTCGGGCTGGTTCGCCGGCCTGGACCGCGACGAGACGGACGCCGCCGCCGACGCCATCCGGTCCGGCGCCGCGGCGGCACCCGCGGACTGGCCGGCACAGGCCGTCGAGTCCGGCTTCGCGGCGGACGAGGACGACTACTACGCGGCGCTCCACGAGGCGACGGTCACCGCCACGCGGGCCGCCGCGACCGAGCGCGAGCGCGCCGGCGACCAGCAACTGGTCCACGCGGTGCGGGCGATGGACGACTGCCTGCGCACCGCGAACGAGCTGGCCGAGCGCACCAGCGAGTGGGCGAACGCGCTGTTCGACGACGACCGGGCCGGCATCCAGTACGCCCGGGACCTCGCCGGTCGCAACCCGGCCGGCCCGGACGAGACGCAGGTCGTCTCGCTGGCCGAGCGCGTCGTCGCTCTGGCCAACGAGGCGGACGACCTGGAGTCCTACGTCGAGACGCGGGCACCCGAGGTCGCGCCGAACCTCGCGGCGCTGGCGGGGCCGGTGCTCGCGGCGCGGCTCATCTCGCTGGCGGGCGGGCTGGAGTCGCTGGCGAAGAAGCCGAGCGGGACGGTGCAGGTCCTCGGCGCGGAGGACGCCCTGTTCGCCCATCTGCGGGGACACGCCTCCTCGCCGAAGCACGGCGTCATCTTCACCCACGAGTACGTCCGCGGGACGCGCCCGGAGGACCGCGGGTCGGCCGCCCGCGCACTCGCCGGGAAGTTGAGCATCGCGGCCCGCGTGGACCACTACTCCGGCGAGCGCAAGCCCGAACTCGACGCGGAACTCGACGAGCGCATCGCGACGATACAGGCACGTGCCGAGGACGGTGCCGCCGGCGCCGACGGGGGTGACGGCGAATGA
- the dacZ gene encoding diadenylate cyclase DacZ produces the protein MANLGELFGEILADVDAIVLFSPSGSYFERFSELEEPEVVVVGTENTVDADSFVELPLEFENVAERVRFGLEGALDAGLLDDGDVLLCATSVFDSGIDTISRVRADASKQSGVYDLFSNSRAEPNVIKNVLELAVELGKKGQKGKPVGALFVVGDAGKVMNKSRPLSYNPFEKSHVHVGDPIVNVMLKEFSRLDGAFVISDSGKIVSAYRYLEPSAEGVDIPKGLGARHMAAGAVTRDTNATAIVLSESDGLVRAFKSGELLLEIDPEDY, from the coding sequence ATGGCGAACCTGGGCGAGCTGTTCGGCGAGATACTCGCAGACGTCGACGCGATAGTGCTCTTCTCACCGAGTGGCTCGTATTTCGAGCGCTTCTCGGAGCTGGAGGAGCCGGAGGTTGTCGTCGTCGGGACGGAGAACACGGTCGACGCCGATTCGTTCGTCGAGTTGCCACTCGAGTTCGAGAACGTCGCCGAGCGGGTGCGCTTCGGACTCGAGGGGGCGCTCGACGCGGGGCTCCTCGACGACGGGGACGTGTTGCTCTGTGCGACGAGCGTCTTCGACAGTGGTATCGACACCATCTCGCGGGTCAGGGCCGACGCCTCGAAGCAGTCCGGCGTGTACGACCTGTTCTCGAACTCCCGGGCCGAGCCGAACGTCATCAAGAACGTGCTCGAGCTCGCGGTCGAACTCGGGAAGAAGGGCCAGAAGGGCAAGCCCGTCGGCGCGCTGTTCGTGGTCGGCGACGCGGGGAAGGTCATGAACAAGTCTCGCCCGCTCTCGTACAACCCCTTCGAGAAGAGCCACGTGCACGTGGGCGACCCCATCGTGAACGTGATGCTGAAGGAGTTCTCCCGACTGGACGGCGCGTTCGTCATCTCGGACTCGGGGAAGATCGTCAGCGCCTACCGCTACCTCGAACCGTCGGCGGAGGGCGTCGACATCCCGAAGGGCCTCGGTGCCAGGCACATGGCCGCGGGCGCGGTGACGCGTGACACGAACGCGACGGCCATCGTGCTCTCCGAGAGCGACGGACTGGTTCGGGCGTTCAAGAGCGGCGAGTTGCTGCTCGAGATCGACCCGGAGGACTACTGA
- a CDS encoding acyltransferase, whose translation MAPGAEADPVSDDESRHERVTAHPTPGPLNSLQHWPDAKSPLRVAFNYAVVWLVRISPSLRLKNWLLGLLGVTVGEGVSWGLEATPDVFWPEHITLGDHVIVGYDATVLCHEFLQDEYRVGDVVVGDRAMIGAGAIVLPGVEIGEGAQVAANSLVTEDVPAGETVAGVPARPMSDWAMRDADGDD comes from the coding sequence ATGGCCCCCGGCGCCGAAGCCGACCCCGTGAGCGACGACGAGTCCCGTCACGAACGCGTGACCGCGCACCCGACGCCTGGCCCGCTGAACTCCCTGCAGCACTGGCCGGACGCGAAGTCACCGCTCCGGGTGGCGTTCAACTACGCCGTCGTCTGGCTCGTCCGTATCTCGCCCTCCCTCCGGCTGAAGAACTGGCTGCTCGGCCTGCTCGGCGTCACCGTCGGCGAGGGCGTCTCGTGGGGGCTTGAGGCCACGCCCGACGTGTTCTGGCCCGAGCACATCACATTGGGCGACCACGTCATCGTCGGGTACGACGCCACCGTGCTCTGTCACGAGTTCCTGCAGGACGAGTATCGCGTCGGTGACGTGGTCGTCGGCGACCGGGCGATGATCGGCGCCGGCGCCATCGTCCTCCCCGGCGTCGAGATCGGCGAGGGCGCACAGGTCGCGGCGAACTCACTGGTCACCGAGGACGTGCCGGCAGGAGAGACCGTGGCCGGGGTGCCGGCCCGCCCGATGAGCGACTGGGCGATGCGCGACGCCGACGGCGACGACTGA
- a CDS encoding mechanosensitive ion channel domain-containing protein yields the protein MDLSALLQEPLVLALGVIVAGVVVGILVGKLNKRLLRAAGVPDMVEGTPFESSARSLGTSTVDIVARLSSWFIYGIAVLAAVHVANIIRTDQFWLSIVWFVPDVFIAIFVLIVGFVAADKAELLTSERLRGVKLPEVNLLPRLVKYSVIYIAFLVALSQIGVNMLALIVLLAAYLFALIFLGGLAFRDFLRASAAGMYLLLRQPYGIGDEVEIGDKQGVVQEVDLFVTQIESGGTEYIVPNNRVFENGVVRIRE from the coding sequence CTGGACCTGAGCGCACTGTTGCAGGAACCGCTCGTACTCGCCCTCGGCGTCATCGTCGCGGGGGTCGTCGTCGGCATCCTCGTCGGGAAACTGAACAAGCGCCTGCTCCGGGCGGCGGGCGTCCCGGACATGGTCGAGGGGACGCCGTTCGAGTCGAGTGCGCGCAGTCTGGGCACCTCGACGGTCGACATCGTCGCGCGGCTGAGTTCGTGGTTCATCTACGGTATCGCGGTGCTCGCGGCGGTCCACGTCGCGAACATCATCCGGACCGACCAGTTCTGGCTGAGCATCGTCTGGTTCGTCCCCGACGTCTTCATCGCCATCTTCGTCCTCATCGTCGGCTTCGTCGCGGCCGACAAGGCCGAGTTGTTGACCAGCGAGCGCCTGCGCGGCGTGAAACTCCCCGAGGTGAATCTCCTGCCGCGGCTCGTGAAGTACAGCGTCATCTACATCGCGTTCCTCGTCGCGCTGAGCCAGATCGGCGTGAACATGCTCGCGCTCATCGTCCTGCTCGCGGCGTACCTGTTCGCGCTCATCTTCCTCGGCGGGCTGGCGTTCCGGGACTTCCTGCGGGCCAGCGCGGCCGGGATGTACCTGCTCCTGCGCCAGCCGTACGGCATCGGCGACGAGGTGGAGATCGGCGACAAGCAGGGCGTCGTCCAGGAGGTCGACCTGTTCGTGACCCAGATAGAGTCCGGTGGCACGGAGTACATCGTGCCGAACAACCGCGTCTTCGAGAACGGCGTGGTCAGGATCCGGGAGTAG
- a CDS encoding phosphopantetheine adenylyltransferase, translating into MKVALGGTFDPVHDGHRALFERAFELGDVTVGLTSDTLAPKTRNVDRYVRSYDERKRDLEAELAAMSRGMEREFEVRELTEPTGIATEPQFDYLVVSPETVDGARKINEIREDRGHDPLEIAVVDHVLAEDGDIISSTRIVNGEIDEHGNLTPERKGREATR; encoded by the coding sequence ATGAAGGTTGCGCTGGGCGGGACGTTCGACCCCGTGCACGACGGCCATCGTGCCCTCTTCGAGCGAGCGTTCGAACTCGGAGACGTCACCGTCGGACTGACGAGCGACACGCTCGCCCCGAAGACACGGAACGTCGACCGGTACGTCCGGTCATACGACGAGCGAAAGCGCGACCTGGAGGCCGAACTCGCCGCCATGTCCCGGGGCATGGAGCGCGAGTTCGAGGTCCGCGAACTCACCGAACCCACGGGCATCGCGACCGAACCCCAGTTCGACTACCTCGTCGTCTCACCCGAGACGGTCGACGGCGCCAGAAAGATCAACGAGATCCGCGAGGACCGCGGGCACGACCCCCTCGAGATAGCGGTCGTCGACCACGTGCTCGCCGAGGACGGCGACATCATCTCCAGTACCCGCATCGTCAACGGCGAGATCGACGAACACGGGAACCTCACGCCCGAGCGCAAGGGCCGCGAAGCCACCCGCTGA
- a CDS encoding type IV pilin N-terminal domain-containing protein, translated as MQSRRGVSSVVSTVLMVGIVLIMAVTASVYALDFADEKRQPSPQMHANLEPVSASDGTVAVTVNGGEKLEMQNLEVVIRNHGNDSQVRLVALRASGSALTSANLEGVEGMVNKSSAEGELVTTASTDGVLAAGERLAVDLPNVTQGDRVTILVVHVPTNSVIWQESTNTTA; from the coding sequence ATGCAATCGAGGCGGGGTGTCTCGTCGGTCGTGAGTACGGTGCTCATGGTCGGCATCGTACTGATAATGGCCGTCACGGCGAGCGTGTACGCGCTGGACTTCGCGGACGAGAAGCGCCAGCCGTCGCCGCAGATGCACGCGAACCTGGAGCCGGTCTCGGCGAGCGACGGGACGGTGGCGGTGACGGTCAACGGGGGAGAGAAACTGGAGATGCAGAACCTGGAGGTGGTCATCCGGAACCACGGCAACGACAGTCAGGTCCGGCTGGTCGCGTTGCGGGCGTCCGGGAGCGCTCTCACGTCGGCCAACCTCGAAGGGGTCGAGGGGATGGTGAACAAATCGAGCGCGGAGGGCGAGCTCGTCACGACCGCGTCGACGGACGGCGTCCTGGCCGCGGGCGAGCGGCTCGCGGTCGATCTGCCGAACGTGACCCAGGGCGACCGGGTGACGATACTGGTGGTGCACGTGCCGACGAACAGCGTCATCTGGCAGGAAAGTACGAACACGACCGCCTGA
- the ppk1 gene encoding polyphosphate kinase 1, with translation MPEDDEAATTWSPAGVDLTDSEYYLNRELSELAFQGRVLHEGLDDRNPPLERLRFLAYFTKNTDEFFMKRVGGLKQQIDAGVTERSPDGRTPQEQWEEVVDAARPMFERQAESWQTELKPALSAAGIDFYDHDALSPGQQEELREYFQESIQPTLTPLAFDPAHPFPFISNLSLSLAVLSESQADEGVTFTRIKVPQNQPRLVDVPGEEQSYVLLEDLIEANIDLLLPNIDIRDVSKFRVTRNAEVRRNEEVAEDLIDMIEEVIEQRRFATVVRLEVAEDMPEYSLEILKEQLNLSDREVYRRRGPIDFRDFFDIADLDRPDLKLDEWTPQPHPRLQAERDPFGRQEDEEVNIFEEIQEGDILAHHPYHSFEGTVQRFLEAAAEDPNVLAVKAAIYRTASDSKIIQSLIDAAENGKQVAVMVELKARFDEQNNLEWVRKLEEEGIHVAYGTVGLKTHTKTALVVRREADGVKIYSHVGTGNYHSETAKGYVDLGILTTDRDTGQDLTKVFNFFTGPTLDEQFRKLLIAPVNLRERFTECIRREARRARRGEEARIVVKINGLEDPDIVEELYRASMSGVDIDLIVRDICRLRPGLEGISENVTVHSIVGRFLEHSRIFYFRNGGDPEWYIGSADWMTRNLDHRVEAVTPVESRDIRRQLRFILETQLTDNRRRWLMQSDGTYEQVTPADGEPVRDTQDRLMAATLRAVSRDSDLGIAMDGDGHDHDLDLLVEPVDDEAERADSEPADAEPADNEPAEADTAEAEATVGNDGGEALPPVFQTHDEHWYVPQSNDYDWAVRTRDGKRRYFKSRQGAAQRLREEYE, from the coding sequence ATGCCTGAGGACGACGAGGCGGCGACCACGTGGTCGCCGGCGGGCGTCGACCTGACCGACAGCGAGTACTACCTCAACCGCGAGCTGTCGGAGCTGGCCTTCCAGGGACGGGTGCTCCACGAGGGGCTCGACGACCGGAACCCGCCGCTGGAACGCCTCCGGTTCCTGGCGTACTTCACGAAGAACACGGACGAGTTCTTCATGAAGCGCGTCGGCGGGCTGAAACAGCAGATCGACGCCGGCGTCACGGAACGCTCGCCCGACGGCCGCACCCCGCAAGAGCAGTGGGAGGAGGTGGTGGACGCGGCGCGCCCGATGTTCGAGCGCCAGGCCGAGTCCTGGCAGACCGAGCTGAAACCGGCGCTCTCGGCGGCGGGCATCGACTTCTACGACCACGACGCGCTCTCGCCGGGCCAGCAGGAGGAACTACGCGAGTACTTCCAGGAGTCCATTCAGCCGACGCTCACCCCGCTCGCGTTCGACCCGGCACACCCCTTCCCGTTCATCTCGAACCTCTCGCTCTCGCTGGCGGTGCTCTCGGAGTCACAGGCGGACGAGGGCGTGACCTTCACGCGCATCAAGGTGCCACAGAACCAGCCCCGCCTCGTCGACGTGCCCGGCGAGGAGCAGAGCTACGTCCTGCTGGAGGACCTCATCGAGGCCAACATCGACCTGCTCCTCCCGAACATCGACATCCGGGACGTCTCGAAGTTCCGCGTGACCCGGAACGCCGAGGTCCGGCGGAACGAGGAGGTCGCCGAGGACCTCATCGACATGATCGAGGAGGTCATCGAGCAGCGCCGGTTCGCGACCGTCGTCCGGCTCGAGGTCGCCGAGGACATGCCAGAGTACTCGCTGGAGATACTCAAGGAGCAACTGAACCTGTCCGACCGCGAGGTGTACCGCCGACGCGGCCCCATCGACTTCCGGGACTTCTTCGACATCGCCGACCTCGACCGCCCGGACCTGAAACTGGACGAGTGGACCCCGCAGCCACACCCCCGGCTGCAGGCCGAACGCGACCCATTCGGCCGACAGGAGGACGAGGAGGTGAACATCTTCGAGGAGATACAGGAGGGGGACATCCTCGCGCACCACCCGTACCACTCCTTCGAGGGCACCGTCCAGCGCTTCCTCGAGGCGGCCGCGGAGGACCCGAACGTCCTCGCCGTGAAGGCGGCCATCTACCGGACCGCCAGCGACTCGAAGATCATCCAGAGCCTCATCGACGCGGCCGAGAACGGCAAGCAGGTCGCGGTGATGGTCGAGCTGAAGGCGCGCTTCGACGAGCAGAACAACCTCGAGTGGGTGCGCAAGCTCGAAGAGGAGGGTATCCACGTCGCCTACGGGACCGTCGGGCTGAAGACCCACACCAAGACCGCGCTGGTGGTCCGGCGCGAGGCCGACGGCGTGAAGATCTACTCCCACGTCGGCACGGGGAACTACCACTCCGAGACCGCGAAGGGCTACGTCGACCTCGGCATCCTCACGACCGACCGCGACACCGGGCAGGACCTCACGAAGGTCTTCAACTTCTTCACCGGCCCGACCCTCGACGAGCAGTTCCGCAAGCTCCTCATCGCGCCGGTGAACCTCCGCGAGCGCTTCACCGAGTGCATCCGGCGGGAGGCACGGCGCGCCCGCCGGGGCGAGGAGGCCCGCATCGTCGTGAAGATCAACGGGCTCGAGGACCCCGATATCGTCGAGGAGCTGTACCGGGCCTCCATGTCCGGCGTCGACATCGACCTCATCGTCCGGGACATCTGCCGGCTCCGGCCCGGGCTGGAGGGCATCAGCGAGAACGTCACCGTCCACTCCATCGTCGGCCGGTTCCTCGAGCACTCGCGCATCTTCTACTTCCGCAACGGCGGCGACCCCGAGTGGTACATCGGGTCGGCCGACTGGATGACCCGGAACCTCGACCACCGCGTCGAGGCGGTGACCCCCGTCGAGAGCCGGGACATCCGCAGGCAGCTGCGGTTCATCCTGGAGACGCAACTCACCGACAACCGTCGTCGCTGGCTCATGCAGAGCGACGGGACCTACGAACAGGTGACGCCGGCCGACGGCGAACCGGTCCGGGACACCCAGGACCGGCTGATGGCGGCGACCCTGCGGGCGGTCTCGCGCGATTCGGACCTCGGAATCGCCATGGACGGCGACGGCCACGACCACGACCTCGACCTGCTCGTCGAACCGGTCGACGACGAGGCCGAGCGCGCCGACAGCGAACCTGCCGACGCCGAACCTGCCGACAACGAACCGGCGGAGGCCGACACGGCGGAGGCCGAAGCGACCGTCGGGAACGACGGTGGCGAGGCGCTCCCGCCCGTCTTCCAGACCCACGACGAACACTGGTACGTCCCACAGAGCAACGACTACGACTGGGCCGTCCGGACCCGGGACGGGAAGCGCCGGTACTTCAAGTCCCGGCAGGGCGCGGCACAGCGGCTCCGGGAGGAGTACGAGTAG
- a CDS encoding transcription initiation factor IIB family protein has product MYSARDRVDNEEWLAELQTAADRLELDADARSYAVDLFLSSVPESERSKKPAMAASLYAGALIASDGRSQTEVAEAAGVSRLSIQQRWKDVLESAGLEPPSW; this is encoded by the coding sequence ATGTACAGCGCACGAGACCGGGTGGACAACGAGGAGTGGCTGGCCGAGCTCCAGACCGCTGCCGACCGGCTCGAACTCGACGCTGACGCGCGGTCGTACGCGGTGGACCTCTTTCTCTCGTCGGTGCCGGAGTCCGAGCGGTCGAAGAAACCGGCGATGGCGGCGAGTCTCTACGCGGGGGCGCTCATCGCGAGCGACGGGCGCTCACAGACGGAGGTGGCCGAGGCTGCCGGCGTCTCGCGGTTGTCCATCCAGCAACGGTGGAAGGACGTGCTCGAATCGGCAGGGCTCGAACCGCCGTCGTGGTGA
- a CDS encoding glutamate--cysteine ligase, whose protein sequence is MERGSPDVFAEEGTLGIEEEFFVVDERGRPVSGSDALVYEGDPPELLEDRIDHELFKTVIETQTPKCESLAEASDQLHAVREALTGYAAEHGYRVAAAGLHPAAKWRELEHAQKPRYRAQLDRIQYPQHRNTTAGLHVHVGVDDADKAVWVSNELRWYLPVMLALSANSPYWNGFDTGLASARAKIFENLPNTGMPTRFADFEEYQRFENLLIDTDSINDRGELWYDVRPHSAHGTVEVRAPDANADPDVVMAFVEYTKALVEDLSARFEDGETGTGEEGLRREVLDENKWRAIRHGHDAAFVAPDASGTVSLGEVVDTECERLGVTGIREIYDDESGASRQRRLHEQEGLDAVCESLVL, encoded by the coding sequence ATGGAGCGAGGGTCGCCTGACGTGTTCGCCGAGGAGGGAACGCTCGGTATCGAGGAAGAGTTCTTCGTCGTCGACGAGCGTGGCCGCCCCGTCTCGGGGAGCGACGCACTGGTCTACGAGGGCGACCCGCCGGAACTCCTCGAGGACCGCATCGACCACGAGCTGTTCAAGACGGTCATCGAGACGCAGACGCCGAAGTGCGAGTCGCTCGCGGAGGCCTCGGACCAGTTGCACGCGGTCCGCGAGGCGCTGACGGGGTACGCGGCCGAGCACGGCTACCGGGTCGCGGCCGCGGGGCTGCACCCGGCCGCGAAGTGGCGCGAACTCGAGCACGCCCAGAAGCCGCGCTACCGGGCGCAACTCGACCGCATCCAGTACCCACAGCACCGGAATACGACGGCAGGGTTGCACGTCCACGTGGGCGTCGACGACGCCGACAAGGCGGTCTGGGTGTCGAACGAGCTGCGCTGGTACCTGCCCGTGATGCTGGCGCTCTCGGCGAACTCGCCGTACTGGAACGGCTTCGACACCGGGCTCGCCTCGGCGCGGGCGAAGATATTCGAGAACCTCCCCAACACGGGGATGCCGACCCGATTCGCGGACTTCGAGGAGTACCAGCGCTTCGAGAACCTCCTCATCGACACCGACTCGATCAACGACCGCGGCGAGCTGTGGTACGACGTGCGCCCGCACTCGGCCCACGGGACCGTCGAGGTCCGCGCCCCCGACGCGAACGCCGACCCCGACGTGGTCATGGCGTTCGTCGAGTACACGAAGGCGCTGGTCGAGGACCTCTCGGCGCGCTTCGAGGACGGCGAGACCGGGACCGGCGAGGAGGGGCTGCGCCGGGAAGTCCTCGACGAGAACAAGTGGCGGGCCATCCGCCACGGCCACGACGCCGCCTTCGTCGCGCCCGACGCCTCCGGCACCGTCTCGCTCGGCGAGGTCGTCGACACCGAGTGCGAGCGCCTCGGCGTGACCGGCATCCGCGAGATATACGACGACGAGAGCGGAGCGAGCCGACAGCGTCGCCTCCACGAGCAGGAGGGGCTCGACGCGGTGTGCGAGTCGCTCGTGCTCTGA
- a CDS encoding fibrillarin-like rRNA/tRNA 2'-O-methyltransferase gives MTLPEGVPASEASGGSSGRLPDGVERRTISGDERLATKGTPVYGEPTDGEWRAWDPGRSKLGALFAREVDTGLAGGDTVLYLGAASGTTVSHVADFAGPTYAVEFAARPTRQLVGVAEDRPNLFPLLKDARKPDTYAHVVESEVDAIVQDVATRGQGEVACRNRQFLADDGRLVAAIKARSEDVTGDPSDVFDAVLSDMKEEYEILATERLDPLHDDHLGVVARPR, from the coding sequence ATGACGCTCCCTGAAGGCGTCCCCGCGAGCGAAGCGAGCGGGGGCTCGTCGGGCCGTCTGCCCGACGGCGTCGAGCGACGCACCATCTCGGGCGACGAGCGGCTCGCGACGAAGGGGACGCCGGTCTACGGCGAGCCGACCGACGGCGAGTGGCGCGCGTGGGACCCGGGTCGCTCGAAGCTCGGGGCGCTGTTCGCCCGCGAGGTCGACACCGGCCTCGCCGGCGGGGACACGGTGCTCTACCTCGGGGCGGCCAGCGGGACGACCGTCAGCCACGTCGCCGACTTCGCCGGCCCCACCTACGCGGTCGAGTTCGCGGCGCGCCCGACCCGGCAGCTCGTCGGCGTCGCCGAGGACCGCCCGAACCTGTTCCCGCTCCTCAAGGACGCCCGCAAGCCCGACACCTACGCCCACGTCGTCGAGAGCGAGGTCGACGCCATCGTGCAGGACGTGGCGACGCGCGGGCAGGGCGAGGTCGCCTGCCGGAACCGGCAGTTCCTCGCGGACGACGGCCGGCTGGTCGCGGCCATCAAGGCCCGCAGCGAGGACGTGACCGGCGACCCGAGCGACGTGTTCGACGCCGTCCTCTCGGACATGAAAGAGGAGTACGAGATACTCGCGACCGAGCGACTCGACCCGCTCCACGACGACCATCTCGGCGTCGTGGCGCGTCCGCGGTAG